CGGGGGCTTCCGTATGCCCACGAACACGAAGGTTGAAATCCACGGATCCGTCCAAGATCGCCTCGCGCGCAATATCATTGATCGAGGGCGGCATTGCGTCCTTGAGTGACGCGGCAAGGACTTGGTCACCTTTGACGAATCCATCAAACGCAAAACCGGCTCCGGCCCTGAGTAGATGCGCCCCAAAGGAGACATCCGCCGCGGGTCCAAGGTTCAGCTGCCCCTGGGAGAGGCTCACGGACTTGCCTTCCAGGTCTATGAGTGCATCAAATCGAAGCGAAAAATTCGGAAACACGAGCTCTTCGCTCGCCAGTCGGCCAATATTGATGCGGGCATCGCGCACGCTCAAAGACGTGCTCAGCTCGAGCACCCCGACGGGCTCCCACACGGCTTCCATGGTGCCGCTTAGAACTCCGGGGAGAATGTAGCGAGGCAGGCGCGCCGCCTCTACCACTCGGGTTGCCACGAAGTCCTGAGCAAAGAATTTCGCGCGAATCTCGCGGCCGACGCTGGCCTGCAGGTCGAGGCGTCCACCGTCTATATCCACGAGTTTGGATTGGAATTCGAGGAGTCGGTCGGCCGGGAAAATACGAAGGCGGGTCTCGGTGATTCGCGGCTGCAAACCGAGCTCGCGCCCCGCAGGAAACTCCATATCGGCTGCCTTGACCTCGATCTCGTTCGGATAGAGCGCAACCAGGGCCGCGGGCGTAAAGAGCTCCACCGGCTTGAGCATCTGCCAGCCCATCCGAAACCGCGCATCTTCCAGCTTCAAGACATCGTCGCAATTCAGGCAGATTGAGATCGCGCCTACGTCGACTTCGGGCGTGGAGTCGGCTTCGAACCACGCATGAAGCTTCGTGGGCTCATTCGCCTCCACGCGGATCCGCTCGCTCCGCTCACCCATCAACGAGTGAATCCCAAAGGTCACCCCGTCCGGAAATGTGCCGTAGCCGTTCGCGCCATTGACGCTTCGCCCCCCGTTCCAAACAAAGCTGAGGCGGGAAATCTTCATCGGCTTCGGCATCACGAGCGGCGAGACTTTGGAGATTGCCGACGCGTTGATGACTGTGATTTCCAGGGGGTAGAACGGTTTGTCTGCGCGGGCTTTCTCGCTGTCCACGCGGGGTTTCTCCGCCTTTGCGCCTTTGTCTACGCTGGGCTTCTCCGCCTTGGCGCTTTCGTCTTTGACCTTCGGTGGAGTCCACGGAATCCAAATCGCTCGTGAATCGATAACCTCCACCGACTCGGGGCGTGGGTCCAACTCGAAGATCGAGCTGATAGACGGGTAGACTCGGATCTTCTTGGCCTCGACCTCAAGTGCACGATCTCCACGCGGAATGCGGAGCAGAACCCCGTCCAGCTCCACGCCAGTCAGGCCCACTGGGCGCATCTCATCCACGATCAGATCGACCTTGTATCGTTTTGCCTGATTCTGCAGAAGCCCCGTGACTCTCTTGCCGATCACCATATCGGTTCGCGCAATAAACCCTAGACCCAGCAATAATGCGATGATCCCCAGGCTCAGTGACACGATCGACGAGGCACGCACGCTCAGTCTTCCCCAACCCATTTCGAGACCACGGCGGCGCCGATTGAGTCTCCGAAGACGTTGATGGTGGTTCTGCACATATCCAGAATTCGGTCTACGGCCACTACCAGGGCGTAGGCGGATGCCGGCAGGCCAACGGCCTCAAGCACGATGATCATGGTAACGAGACCTGCGCTTGGCACGCCTGCTGCGCCGATCGCGGCAAGGGTGGCCGTGACCACCACGATGACCTGGGCGCCGAAGCTCAGGTCAACCCCGAGCGCATTGGCGATGAAGACCACGGCGACCGCCTCGTAGAGTGCGGTGCCGTCCATGTTAATGGTGGCGCCGAGTGGAAGCACGAAGTCGGCGACGTCCTCTTTGACGCCCGCGCGATCCGTGACGCATTCGCGTGTGACGGGGTAGGTCGCGGAGCTCGACGCGGTGGAGAACGCCGTCAAGAGTGCGGGGACCATCGCTTTCAAGAAGGCCAGTGGGGAGCGTTTGGTCACTACAAAATAGATGATCGGAAGCACCACGAATCCGTGGAGCCCAAGACCCGCCACCACCGCAAACATGTACGAGCCGAGGCTCTCAAAGAACGAGGGCAGGTCGGCCAGTTTAGGGTCGAGCAAGGTCTGAACAAAAAGCGCCGCCACGCCAACCGGTGACGTCAACATCACCCAGTCCGTGATCTTCATGATCAAGACGTTGAGTTGGTCCACCACCACGCGAACTTCCTTAACCGCCTCGCCGAGCACCAACATCGCGAGCCCAGCCACCACCGACACAAAGATAATTGGGAGCATATCGCCTGATGCCAGCGCCTCGAAGAGGTTTGGGGGGATGATATCCCTGAAGACGTGCAGGAGCGGCTTTGGCACAAGGGTCTCGCCGCCCGGGTCACTCAGATTGAGTCCAACACCAGGCTGAACCACGTTGACCACCAGGAGGCCAAGGCAGACCGCCAAAAACGTGGTGGCCATGTAATAGACCATGGTTCGCAGTCCAACCTTACCGAGCTTGGAAGCGTCCCCCATAGACTGGATGCCGGACATCACGCTCAAAATGATCAGCGGCACCACGATCAGCTTTAGCAAGCGGATGAAGACTTCGCCCACAAAGACAAATGGCTGCCGGATGCTGTCCATAAGGGCGAGCGCCGCGCTCATGGCTTCGGGGTCCGCGTCCGTGGGCAAAACCACCTGGCGCACGATCACCGAAAAGATGAATGCGACCACTAGCCCAAGGGCGATCTGCCAATGTAGCTCTTTGTACCAGCGCGAATCGGACATAACGGCTCCTGAGTCTGCAGTGTTCTAACAGGCAGGCCGCACGCTGTCGACGTTTTCACTTCTTCTTGCTCAAGCGTTTGATTTCCCAGTCGATGTCGCGTTTGAGGCGGGGGTACATCGCGAGGAGTTTGCGCAGGCGCGGAATGTCCTTGTGGCGGACAAAAACCTTGACGATATCAAGACTTAGAAGCTCGTCGGCCTCGGCCACTGCCAAGAGCGGCTCAAGGCCTTCGGCACCTTTGAGTGCGTCATATGCGTGGACCGCGTTTTGGCGCTCCCTCAAGCCGCGCGATTGGTTGCGCAAAGAGGTCTCCACTGCTGCCAAACCCGCACTATCCTTGAATGTCCGCACATTCTTGAGCGCCTGAATTCGTACTTCTTCTGCCTCGTGAGAGAGCGCTTCGGTATTGAAGGTCTTGAGCGCCTCTGACTTCTCAAACTTGCTGAGCAAGCTCACGAGAGACGCCGTTGCCTCTTGGCTAAGCGGTCGTTTGATAAGCTCCAAAATGAGCGACTCCCACGACGCATCCGCCGCCTTGGTCACGGCCACCCATTCGAGCCACGCCGCGAGCAAAGTGTCATTGCGCTTGGCGATCAGGGCCTTGGCCTGGTCGGGATCGGAGATTTTGACGCTCGCGTGTGCGCCGAGGCGCACTAACTCTTCTTCACGCGCAGGCGTGGCCGAAATCTTCGTGAGCAGCGCCTCGCCGATGGCTTCGCGTTTGGCAAGGGTCGTCAAGATCCAGCGCTCGACATCGGGGTTTTGAGTTCGCGCAAGCAGTTTGGCCGCAGCCTCGTCAGTGGTCTTGGACGGGCTCGCGGCAGCCAATCGGAGCAGAAAGAGCAAGGTGTCGGTGACGTTGCTTCCATCAAACATACCGAGCTTTTCTGCGATCAGCTGCAGGTTGCCAGCGTTCTTGATCTCCGACTTTAGGAGCGTTGGGTTCTTCAGGAAGAGTTGGCGGCGCAATTCCTCGTCAATCGCTGTGTCCTGCCCGTAGAGATTCTTCTCCTCTTTTGGGTCAGTTCTGAGGTCAAACCTCATGAAAATATTCTGCTTGGGCTCGTAGATAAGCTTCTGGCCTTGATGCCAGACCGCGACCATCTTCGAGTTGTACGCCGTGGTGTAGTACGTGCGGTCATGGGGCTCTTGGAGGGCGCCTAGGAGTGACCGGCCTCGGTGTTCTGGGTTTGGCGGAAGCCCGAGGAGATCGTTGAACGTAGGCACCAGGTCGATGTTGCCCGATCCAGCCTTGATGACCTGGGCCTTCTTCTGAGGGAGACAAATCGCCAGAGGCACACGCACTTCTTCTTCGTAAGCGGTGGGGCCGTGGTTCCAGATATTGTTGTCGCCAAGCCCTTCGCCGTGGTCGGACGCGATGACGATAGCAGTCTTGTCACGCAGACCCTTGGCCTCGAGCTCTTCGACGATGGTCTTGAAGGTTCGGTCGAGCCATTGCATCGACATCTGATAGCGCTTTTTTCGGGGCAGATTTTTACCCGCCAGATACTCGTCATTGTAGCCGGCGTCGTGCATCGCCATGAAATGGACCCACGCGAAGAATCGGCCGTCTTTGTGCTCCTCAAGCATGGCTTTGGTGATGGGCACCACATCGTTCTGCTCAAAAACCGTGTAGACACCAAAACGTCCGAAACCGTCTAAGAGCGCCTGTGTGACGTCATAGCGCGGCTCGAAGAAGTAGTTGTTCACCACCGCAAACGTGTTGATTCCGGCTTCCTGATATTCCCGGCCGAGCGCGCGGCCATTTTGGTCTGGGGACTCCCAGGCCTCGATGGACCTGAATGTGGGTGGGATAGACTGATGTGTGGCCGATGCCTGCGAATAGACGTGCTCAAAAGTCACACATTCTTCGGTCAGAAATCCGTTCAAAAACGGAGAGTCCGAGTCGCGAATCACGCTCTTGGGGGTACGCGACGGAGGCAAAGCATCAAACCTGAGCGTATCTACGAAGAGGAACAAAATATTGTCCGCCTGGCTGATCTTGGCTGCTGGAGAGGCGCTCAGGGGTGTTCCCTGGTCAAGATTGGTCAGCAGCTCGGTCAGGTAGTTGGTCTCAACGGGCTTTCCAAGGTGCTGCACCATATTGGTGGCAATGCCGCCTCTGAGGAGGAGCTCGGCGCGGACTGATGCCTTGAGCGTAAACCAAAAGATAGGCGCGGCGAGGAGCAGGGCGGCACTAAGGTAAGACACCCATTGAGTCCATGTAGGAAGCCGCTCACGGCTCGCCCAGATCGTCCTGAAGGCCGCCGTGAGAACGGCGAGTACACCGAGATGGGTAAGGAGCAGATGGGCAAGAGGGTAGAGCCCAGGCAGTATTTTGGAGTCAACGCCCCAAATCACCGCCGCCAAGACCAAAAGCGCGGCGTTGACCCACCAGCGATCGAGCCGTCGCAGCGCCTCGCCGAGTGCCGCAATCGCGAGCGCGCCGCCGAGCGCAGCGACCCACGCAATCGCTGGCGCCCAACTCTGCTGCGAAACCCAGCCGCCTTGAGCCAGAGAATCACCGACCAACCAGAAGACCGGCGAGAGGCCAAGGCCAACCACCGGTCCCCAAAGCCACGGCTTTAGGCGCGAGGCAAGGGCCGCGAGCCCGAGCAGGACCGAAGAGCCGGCAATCAGGGTTGCCATGCCCAGACTCAGCCCCCAGAGCGCGTTCGCGCCAAGGCCAGACACTGAGGGGCTAAGGGCGAGTTCCAACCCCATCGCCAGAAGCAGAGAAAAAAATAGCGCCCCTAAGGGCGCCAATCCGAGAAATTTCATGGCTTTAACTTGGCCCTACTCTTCGGTGCCGTCACTCGAAACACTGTTGTAGCGAACTTGGAGCTCGGTTCCGGCGAGGGCATTGGTCGCCTCTTGCTCGTCGTTCCAGAGAAGTTTCAAGCCGGGGAAGCCACTTGGGCAAGCGTCCCAGACAAACTTGGAATCATCTACCACACAGCCGCGTGGGAATGAGGCTTCACCAACACTATCAGGCAAGCAATAGCCGGAGTTTGCGATGGTATCGATGGTGCTAAGCGGGTTGGTCAGACGTGCACGAACCTGGATGCCCGACGTGCAATAATAAGCTGCAGGCACAGGCCTTTCAGGAAGACTCTGATCTCCGGTATTTGGCATCTGCACGCATTGGCCGGGCACACCCGTGTACGGGAACGCCGGGCACGAGGTGTCCTCTGGACCGTCACAAGGCATCACGGACTCATTCACACAGCCCGCCTGAGCTCGTCCGATTCGCGCTCCGATTTCCTGAAGAGCCGGTGAGAAGTCGGCCTGACACATGAAGCCTTGAAGCGGCGTATCAGGGCTGTTTTCCAGAGGCTCTGGGAAGAACTGACCCACGGGGAGCGTACGAAGGAAACCTTCGTACCTATCACCGCTCTCTGCGGTACCGTTGACCGTCGCACAGGTTGGGAAGGCAAAGACCTCGTCTTTTCCACAATCGTCCGGAATATCACCGGTGTAAGGGCCGTAAGTGCCGTGAATAGACGCCGCGAAGACGTCGGCAGGTCCAAGTTCGCGGCCTTTTGAAGCAGAGAGGTTGGCAATGAACTGCTCACCTAGGGTCGCGATCGGGATCAGAGGCGAGGTGGCCTCGGTGCCTGGTTTCGCGGCAAAATCACAGACTTGGTCACTACAGCCATTGAGGACGAGTGGTGGACGTGTAGGATCGCCGAGCTCGGTGATCTGACGCGAACCTTCGTGTGAACAATCGTTCTCGTCTGTGACAAAGATGGCTGCGAAACGCGCGTCTTGTCGGAGGAACCCGTGGTTTGGCGCAGAAGTATCTACCGTGGTGCCTTCTGGCGCGTTTACCGGACCACCGGTATTGACCGGCGACACGGCTTCTACTGCCGCGATTAGACCGGTCTCGATTCCATAGCCACGCGTACCCACAAGACTCATACATGCAAAATCAGCGGCCAGCCGCTCGTAGTCGATGACCGATCCTACGCGGTAATCTTGAGCGCGAAGAACCTTGGGAATCTGGCGATACTCGGACGGATCCGGGAAGAGTGAGGGCTTATCACACTCACCCAAACCACATACGCCCGGAATGCTACAGTCATCATTTTCTGGAGCCGCAAGTGCACACTGGATCTGAGCATCAGTGAAGTTGTACGACGCGGGATCCGGAGTGGTCATACATGCGATCGCCGCTGCGATCGCGTCGCGAATCGGAGTGACGTCAAGCGCTCGACCTTCATCTCCATCCAACACGCCACCCTGTCCGTCTGGCGCATACCAACAGGTGCGGTCAAAGCCGATCACTGGCTGCGGCGTGGACTGCAAGAGGCCAGGCATCGCCACGGGCTCAAGAGTATACGTAGGGTTCATATCCGTAGTGGTCACACCGATATGGAACTCGATATTATTGTCGAGCTCCTCGATGAATGTTCGGAAGTTATCGCGCAGAATCTTCTGTTCCTGACACATCGAGCCCGAGTTATCGATCACCCAGAGGATATCCAATTCCTCGGTGCCCGCGATATTGGTCTTCTCCTGAACCTCAACCACACCCGCAGATGTGGAAAGTGAGACAGGGTGGGAGTTACATCCCATTTGAAAAGCCGAAAGCGAAAGCGCGACGCCCGCTCCCATTAAAATACCAAGTCTTCGCTTCATGTTGTCCTCTGAGCTTCTCGACGGAGGCTAATGTAAAAGAATCTCGGAAACTCTAGCGAAAGCTCCCCCCCGTGTCTACTCGTGTGTTGGGATTATCGGCGCGTGCAGGAGTGGTGGCGCTCAGGACGTGAGCGGAAGGATGAAGAATTGACGTCCGAGCAGTTGGCGACGATCGCGCGCTTGAGCTCGTTGACCTGCTCCCAGCTAAGCGACATCGAGTCGAATACGATTGGGACGCGGCCGGTGCCATTCTCAACTTCGTCCATCAACTCGGTGTAGAGCGCGTCTTCGTCACCGAGGACCCAAAGGTTGTTGAAGTTCTCGACGAAGCTCTCGACCAACTCTGGGTATTGTGCGCCCTCGAAGAAGACCACGTTCTCAAAGGTGTTGTGCTCCGCATTATCCGACAAGTTGTAGCTTCCAGTGGCCACCGTCTCGCCGTCCACGATGAAGTATTTGTGGTGCATCTGAACCGCGTACGAGTAGTGCCAACGGTAGGAGTAGTACTTGAACTTGACGGGGATGCCAGCCTCGACCATCGAGTAACTGAAGTAGAAACCGCGGTCGAAACACTTGTTCTCTTTAGACGTGTTGCCGGCTGCATCAGCGATGCATGAGTCGAGGTTTCGGAGCTGAATCTCGTGAGTCGATTCGGCGATGAACTCCTGGCCGTCCAGAAGAATGCGGACATCGAGCTCTGGGTTCTCTTCGACCTTCTTCATCAACGCTATCGAAACTGGGCGTGAGCGAAGGTGGCCCGAAGCGATCCAGATAGACTTCTCAGCGCCCTCGATCATCTCGACAAGGCGATTAGCCACGGTGTTGGTGCCCGAGAGCGTGGTGAAGGTGTTGCCGTAACGGCTGCTATAGGTCTGCTTGAAGTTCGGCGAGGTAAAGACTGCGTCTACCGATGGGTCGTCAGGGATCATCGAATCGTCGATGGTGTCTGACTCGAAGAACTCGAGCTCGGTGTTCCACTCAAAATCGCGTGAGTGACCCCAGAGCGTGTTGAACTCTTGCTGGTAGCGAAGGTTCAGCTCGGCGTTGCCGTACACAAACACGGTGTTCTCGTCGTACTTGGTGCCGGCCGAGTGTGACCAGTTGCCCGAGCCGGTGAAGAGCACGCCGTTGTCGGTGGTGGACTGGTTGGCCGAGGCAGCGTTGCGTGGGCCGTCGATGATCGCGAATTTGTGGTGCATGATCTTATTGACGTAGCGAACGTCTACGCCCGCGTCTTCAAGACGCGAAGACTTCGTGTTCGCAGGGGAGCTCTTCTCCGAGTTCGCCGTGTCGAAAATCATGCGTACGCTCACACCGCGATCAACCGCGCGCTCAAGGGCTGAGCCGATTCCGGCGTCTGAATACGAGTACATCGCGATGTCCACCGAGTCTTGAGCCTGGTCGATGAGGTCTGCGACCTTCTTCAGGTGGCTATTCTGGTAGTCTTGAGGTGAAAAGATGACTTCAACTTGAGCTGCTGCTGGCGTGATGCAGAGGTCGGCGACGAGCGCGCCCAGGCTATCCATGGCGACAGGTCCAACGTACGGCACGTCGTCGATCTCAACGACGCTCGCAAAGACCTTGTCGTCAGCGGTGCCGGCAACTCCATCCGCTCCGTTTCGTGCGTCGATGATATTGTTCGCGGCGCGCGTATGGACGCCGCGATCCTTGAGCAGGTCTGCGGTGGTCGCGGTGCTGTTGATGAGCTGCAGAACTTTCTCACTCTGGCAGCTTCCCCAGAAATCATCCGCTTTTCCGTCCGTGAACGCCTGCTCGAACTCACCATCTGGCGAGGAGTCTTCATCCGTGTTTGCACATGCGGAGAAGGTTAGAGCGGCGAAGAAAACGGCGGTATAGCGGTTGAAGTACATGGACACCTCGAATCAAAATCGTTGAACGATTCTAGATAATGCACGAGGTGTGCCATGTCGGAAGCCCGCATTCTACGTGATCAAGGCGGGCTTTTGCCGGCAGGTGGATCTGTCATGGCAACCGAAGTTGCCAGATGAGTACACGCGGGCTCCGTCCGCGTGAGATGGGTGTCGCAAGCCCCCGCTGTACACGGCTCAGAGGGCGGCGTGCAAGCCAACCTTCAGCCCTGACATTGCACGTCTATCTTCTTTACGCAGTTCATCCTACGAGGACAGAGCCCTCGTAGACGGACACCATTCTTTCGGCGGTAGCCGGCGTGAGCAAAATGCCATTTCGCCCATGCCCCACGGACCAAAAGAGACCAGGCACCGAGCTCGCCCTAACTTGAGGCATATTGTCCAGGGTCATCGGCCGAAATCCCGTCCAAGTCCCCAGCACCCGCGCCTGATGAATACCCGGCAAAACCTCCCAGGCGCCCACCAAAATGTCCATCAGGCCACCAGCCGTCAGCGCCGGATCAAACCCTTGCTCCTCCATGGTCGACCCAATCACGAGCTCGCCGTCACTCCGCGGAATCAGGTACGCATCGGGCCCACGCACCACGTGCTTCAATAGCGGCGGCTCCCCACACTCCACCGCGATCATCTGTCCACGAACAGGCCGAACTCGCGGCCGGTCGTCCTTCGGCAAGCCCTCGATTTCCTTGAGCCACACGCCCGCACTGACCACCACACTCGGCGCAGAAATAAACCCTTCCTCCAGCTGCACCCCAGAAACGGCCCCGGCTTCAGTCTCGATCGCTAAAACCCTACAGCCCTCGCGCACCGACCCGCCAGCATTCCGAATCGCCTTGACCAGAGCCTGCACCAAAAGGCGAGGATCCACCTGATGATCACCTCGCACGTACAAACCGCCAGGAATCCCGGGCGCAAGGCCCGGCTCCAACTCGCGCAGCGCATCACCGTCCATGCGCTGAACCTCGAGCTCAAGCTCACGGTGATAGGTCCAGAGGTGGTCGATGCGCTCAAGATCGTCACGGTCGACGGCCACAATCAAGGTACCGTGGGTCCGGTAGTCGACCTTCATTTGACTGCGAGCTTCAAGACGCGCCACAAAATCCGGCCAGAGCCGCATGCTTTCTAGCTCAAACTTGAGGAGCTCCTCTTCGCCGAACTTGAGTTCCGCAGAAGGCGCAAGCATCCCGCCCGCGCGCCCCGATGTGCCCGCGCCAGCCTCATCACGCTCAAGAACCAAGACCTTGACGCCCTTTTCAGCTAACAACCATGCGGCTCCAAGCCCGGCGACGCCCGCACCGATGAAGATAACGTCTGGGGTCATGAGAGAAGCTCCTGCAGTTTTTCGCGCACGCCCGCGTGCCGACGCACCAAGTTCAGCGTCATCTGCGCATGACCTCTGGCAAAACCGTTGCCGATCAAGAGGTCCACGTCCTTACCCACGCCCTCGCTCCCAAGCGCAGCCTTGGAGAAATCGGTGGCCATATTGAAGAAGTAAACCTTGCCGCGGTCTCGAGTGCTCAGAATCGCGCCCATCTCGCTGTTCGCGATATTGCAGGTGTTGATGACCACATCCACGAGTTCGCCGCCCGTCATGTCCAGAACCGCGTCCAGAACGTCTGTGGGGCGAGTGGCGTCGCCGGTGCGGAAGGTGTCCATGAGCCCGTATTGATGGAGCGAGAGCATATTATCCGAGCGCAGATCAAACCCATAAATGGAGCCGTTCTCGCCGATTACCTCGCGCGCGGCCGCGGCACATAGCATGCCGCTTTTTCCGGCACCAAGAATCAAAACGCTTCGTGCACCTTGCACAAGGCGCGCAGTCTGCGCTGGCGCGCCACACACATCGAGCGCCGAGAGTGCAAGCCGCTCGGGAAGGTCTGCTGGTAGCGCCACGATCGGAGAGCTCGGCCAGAGGTACGCGCGCCCCTTGATATCCACCTGGTCGGAATCCAGATGTACCTTCGTGATGCTCTCGATCTCAAGGGGAGTCAGCGTCAACGAGACCAAAGTCGCCACGCGATCGCCCACTTTCACGGGGCCGTCGTAATGCGGCCCGATCTCAACCACGGTGCCGAGCAGCATGCCACCCGAGCCCGTCACGGGATTTTGCATTTTGCCGCGTTCAGCCACAATTCCCATGATCCGTTCAGCAATTTTGTCCGGATCCGCTCCGACTTCCCCTTTGATTTGATGAAAGCTCGCCGAATCGATATTCAGCGTGGCCACGTCGATGACGACCTCGTTGTCGTAATGAGGGGCCGAATTATCAAGCCTCTTCGATGCCTGAGGAAGGCCGCCGGCGGGCTCAATGACGCGGTGAAGTCCAAATAGGTGTCCGTTTTCTCGCATACGATCTCCAAAGCGAAAGTCGCCAAGACCCTATGCACTATTTGAACCAGCGTCTACTGTTTGAGATCATAAGTTCTGGTAGAATCACTTTACTTCAGCGGGAATCCAACGAGAGAGCCCTCGTGGACAGGAGTTGTACATGCAGAACGTCGAAGAAGAAGCTCGCCAAATCCTCGAAGAACTCGGTCAGTCGCAGGACGAGGAGCGTTATCGGATCTTGCGCGACCAGCTTTATGGTCTCGGCCCCTCAGTTATTGAGATTTTGCGCGGCGAGCTCCATAGCCCGAATTATCGGCGCCGCATGGCGGCCGCAACCAACCTGGGCCGAATGGGGGATACCGAAAGTGTTCCCGTCATCATTCAACTTCTAAACGATCCGCTCGCCCACGTGCGCGAGATGGCTCTCTTTGCGCTTGGGATCATCGGTGAGCCGAGCGCCGTGGATGCGATTGTTCATTCTTTGAGCGACTATGACGCGAACGTGAGGTTTCGTGCGGTCGTCGCGCTCGGAGACCTCGGATATCCACAGCTTGAGGACGTGCTGATCAACGCCATGAGCGACGAATCTTACGGCGTGCGTGAACAGGCCCTCTCGCAGCTGCGGCAGGTCGGCACGCCGCGTGCCATGCCTGTGATTTTGCGCGGCCTGCTCGAGCGAGAATACGAGATGCAGCAAATGGCCGAAGAGGCCGTGGACAGGCTGATTCCGC
This Microvenator marinus DNA region includes the following protein-coding sequences:
- a CDS encoding L-erythro-3,5-diaminohexanoate dehydrogenase, whose protein sequence is MRENGHLFGLHRVIEPAGGLPQASKRLDNSAPHYDNEVVIDVATLNIDSASFHQIKGEVGADPDKIAERIMGIVAERGKMQNPVTGSGGMLLGTVVEIGPHYDGPVKVGDRVATLVSLTLTPLEIESITKVHLDSDQVDIKGRAYLWPSSPIVALPADLPERLALSALDVCGAPAQTARLVQGARSVLILGAGKSGMLCAAAAREVIGENGSIYGFDLRSDNMLSLHQYGLMDTFRTGDATRPTDVLDAVLDMTGGELVDVVINTCNIANSEMGAILSTRDRGKVYFFNMATDFSKAALGSEGVGKDVDLLIGNGFARGHAQMTLNLVRRHAGVREKLQELLS